From the Vulpes lagopus strain Blue_001 chromosome 15, ASM1834538v1, whole genome shotgun sequence genome, one window contains:
- the EIF4G2 gene encoding eukaryotic translation initiation factor 4 gamma 2, with protein sequence VFQAVPDSFLPLPSPFFVFRSPFPSLPCPRRPDPEEAAAAAAAELSVKILRCQAAKVESAIAEGGASRFSASSGGGGSRGAPQHYPKTAGNSEFLGKTPGQNAQKWIPARSTRRDDNSAANNSANEKERHDAIFRKVRGILNKLTPEKFDKLCLELLNVGVESKLILKGVILLIVDKALEEPKYSSLYAQLCLRLAEDAPNFDGPAAEGQPGQKQSTTFRRLLISKLQDEFENRTRNVDVYDKRENPLLPEEEEQRAIAKIKMLGNIKFIGELGKLDLIHESILHKCIKTLLEKKKRVQLKDMGEDLECLCQIMRTVGPRLDHERAKSLMDQYFARMCSLMLSKELPARIRFLLQDTVELREHHWVPRKAFLDNGPKTINQIRQDAVKDLGVFIPAPMAQGMRSDFFLEGPFMPPRMKMDRDPLGGLADMFGQMPGSGIGTGPGVIQDRFSPTMGRHRSNQLFNGHGGHIMPPTQSQFGEMGGKFMKSQGLSQLYHNQSQGLLSQLQGQSKDMPPRFSKKGQLNADEISLRPAQSFLMNKNQVPKLQPQITMIPPSAQPPRTQTPPLGQTPQLGLKTNPPLIQEKPAKTSKKPPPSKEELLKLTETVVTEYLNSGNANEAVSGVREMRAPKHFLPEMLSKVIILSLDRSDEDKEKASSLISLLKQEGIATSDNFMQAFLNVLDQCPKLEVDIPLVKSYLAQFAARAIISELVSISELAQPLESGTHFPLFLLCLQQLAKLQDREWLTELFQQSKVNMQKMLPEIDQNKDRMLEILEGKGLSFLFPLLKLEKELLKQIKLDPSPQTIYKWIKDNISPKLHVDKGFVNILMTSFLQYISSEVNPPSDETDSSSAPSKEQLEQEKQLLLSFKPVMQKFLHDHVDLQVSALYALQVHCYNSNFPKGMLLRFFVHFYDMEIIEEEAFLAWKEDITQEFPGKGKALFQVNQWLTWLETAEEEESEEEAD encoded by the exons GTGTTTCAAGCCGTCCCCgactccttcctcccccttccctcccccttttttgttttccgttcccctttcccctcccttccctgtccccgACGACCGGATCCTGAGGAGGCAGCTGCGGCGGCAGCTGCTGAGCTCTCGGTGAAG ATTCTTCGTTGTCAAGCCGCCAAAGTGGAGAGTGCGATCGCAGAAGGGGGTGCTTCTCGTTTCAG TGCTTCTTCGGGCGGAGGAGGAAGTAGGGGTGCACCTCAGCACTATCCCAAGACTGCTGGCAACAG CGAGTTCCTGGGGAAAACCCCAGGGCAAAACGCTCAGAAATGGATTCCTGCACGAAGCACTAGACGAGATGACAACTCCGCAGCAAACAACTCCGCAAATGAAAAAGAACGACATGATGCAATCTTCAGGAAAGTAAGAGG CATACTAAATAAGCTTACTCCTGAAAAGTTTGACAAGCTATGCCTTGAGCTCCTCAATGTGGGTGTAGAGTCTAAACTCATCCTTAAAGGGGTCATACTGCTG ATTGTGGACAAAGCCCTAGAAGAGCCAAAGTATAGCTCACTGTATGCTCAGCTATGTCTGCGATTGGCAGAAGATGCACCAAACTTTGATGGCCCAGCAGCAGAGGGTCAACCAGGACAGAAGCAAAGCACA ACATTCAGACGCCTCCTAATTTCCAAATTACAAGATGAATTTGAAAACCGAACCAGAAATGTTGACG TCTATGATAAGCGTGAAAATCCCCTCCTCCccgaggaggaggaacagagagccATTGCTAAGATCAAGATGTTGGGGAACATCAAATTCATTGGAGAACTTGGAAAGCTTGATCTTATTCATGAATCTATCCTTCATAAGTGCATCAAAACA cttttggaaaagaagaagagagtcCAACTTAAAGATATGGGAGAGGATTTGGAGTGCCTCTGTCAGATAATGAGGACAGTGGGACCTAGATTAGACCATGAACGAGCCAAG tcCTTAATGGATCAGTACTTTGCCCGAATGTGCTCCTTGATGTTAAGTAAGGAATTGCCAGCAAGGATTCGTTTCCTGCTGCAG GATACCGTAGAGTTGCGAGAACACCATTGGGTTCCTCGCAAGGCTTTTCTTGACAATGGACCAAAGACGATCAATCAAATCCGTCAAGATGCAGTAAAA gatctaGGAGTGTTTATTCCTGCTCCTATGGCTCAAGGGATGAGAAGTGACTTCTTTCTGGAGGGACCGTTCATGCCACCCAGGATGAAAATGGATAGGGACCCACTTGGAGGACTTGCTGATATGTTTGGACAAATGCCAG GTAGCGGAATTGGTACTGGTCCAGGAGTTATCCAGGATAGGTTTTCACCCACCATGGGGCGTCATCGTTCGAATCAGCTCTTCAATGGCCATGGGGGACACATCATGCCTCCCACACAATCGCAGTTTGGGGAGATGGGAGGCAAGTTCATGAAAAGTCAG GGGCTAAGCCAGCTCTACCATAACCAGAGTCAGGGACTCTTATCCCAGCTGCAAGGACAGTCGAAGGATATGCCACCTCGGTTTTCTAAGAAAGGACAGCTTAATGCAGATGAG ATTAGCCTGAGGCCTGCTCAGTcatttctaatgaataaaaatcaagTGCCAAAGCTTCAGCCCCAGATAACTATGATTCCTCCTAGTGCACAACCACCGCGCACTCAAACACCACCTCTGGGACAG acacCTCAGCTTGGTCTCAAAACTAATCCACCACTTATCCAGGAAAAGCCTGCCAAGACTAGTAAAAAGCCACCACCATCAAAGGAAGAACTGCTTAAACTAACC GAAACTGTTGTGACTGAATATCTGAatagtgggaatgcaaatgaaGCAGTCAGTGGCGTACGAGAAATGAGGGCTCCTAAACACTTTCTTCCTGAAATGTTAAGCAAAGTAATTATCCTGTCACTAGATAGAAGtgatgaagataaagaaaaagcaagttcTTTGATCAGTTTGCTCAAACAAGAAGGGATAGCCACAAGTGACAACTTCATGCAG GCTTTCCTGAATGTATTGGACCAGTGCCCCAAACTGGAGGTTGACATCCCCTTGGTGAAATCATATTTAGCACAGTTTGCAGCTCGTGCCATCATTTCAGAGCTGGTGAGCATTTCAGAACTAGCTCAACCACTGGAAAGTGGCAcccattttcctctcttcttacTTTGTCTTCAGCAATTAGCTAAATTACAAGATCGAGAATGGTTAACAGAACTTTTTCAACAAAGCAAGGTCAATATGCAGAAAATGCTTCCAG aaATTGATCAGAATAAGGACCGCATGTTGGAGATTTTGGAAGGAAAGGGACTGAGTTTCTTATTCCCACTCCTCAAATTGGAGAAGGAACTGTTGAAACAAATAAAGTTGGATCCATCCCCTCAAACcatatataaatggattaaagataACATCTCCCCCAAACTTCATGTAGATAAAGGATTTGTGAACATCTTAATGACTAG CTTCTTACAGTATATTTCTAGTGAAGTAAACCCACCCAGTGATGAGACagattcttcctctgctccttccaaaGAACAGTTAGAGCAGGAAAAACAACTGCTTCTTTCTTTCAAGCCAGTAATGCAGAAATTCCTTCATGATCACGTTGATCTGCAAGTGAGTGCCCTGTATGCTCTGCAGGTGCACTGCTATAACAGCAACTTCCCCAAAG GCATGTTACTCCGcttttttgttcacttttatgACATGGAAATTATTGAAGAAGAAGCTTTCTTGGCTTGGAAAGAAGATATAACCCAAGAGTTTCCTGGGAAAGGCAAGGCTTTGTTCCAG GTGAATCAGTGGCTAACCTGGCTAGAAACTGCTGAAGAAGAAGAGTCGGAGGAAGAAGCTGACTAA